Proteins encoded within one genomic window of Camelina sativa cultivar DH55 chromosome 19, Cs, whole genome shotgun sequence:
- the LOC104766575 gene encoding uncharacterized protein LOC104766575 — protein MSTISIHRTELLRVTHGRSRIFRQRFRRASIPLWKLTTINSRSSDTSKKEELSVKISKPPPQVDQLRPDGLRFDRLQPAEPEVGHEDRFEFGKFVAREAMLDEEYWTAAWLRAESHWEDRSSERYIDNYKRKFAEQEFNAIKRRCKGMHGQTCSCIVAVKKEEKNIKRSVIKSVVGTLDLSIRFFLQGETFPGEKVKSQLFCSINLEGSNRYGYIANLCVAKSARRQGIACNMLRFAVESARLSGVEQVYVHVHKTNSVAQELYQKTGFEIVETGKLESLDDTYLLQYTR, from the exons ATGTCGACGATTTCGATTCATCGGACTGAGCTGCTTCGAGTCACGCACGGTCGATCTCGAATTTTCCGGCAGAGATTTCGTAGAGCTTCCATCCCTCTTTGGAAATTAACAACGATCAATTCGAGATCTTCTGATACGTCTAAGAAGGAAGAGCTATCTGTGAAGATATCAAAACCACCTCCTCAAGTTGATCAATTAAGACCTGATGGTTTGAGATTCGATCGTTTGCAGCCTGCTGAGCCAGAGGTTGGCCATGAAGatagatttgaatttggtaAATTCGTTGCAAGAGAGGCCATGCTTGATGAAGAGTATTGG ACTGCAGCTTGGCTTCGTGCAGAGAGCCATTGGGAAGATCGTTCCAGTGAAAG ATATATTGATAACTACAAAAGGAAATTTGCAGAGCAG GAGTTTAATGCTATAAAAAGAAGATGTAAAGGGATGCACGGGCAAACATGTTCCTGTATTGTTGCG gtaaagaaggaagagaagaataTTAAACGTTCAGtaatcaaaagtgttgttgggacGCTTGATTTGAGCATTCGGTTTTTCTTGCAGGGAGAGACTTTTCCTGGg GAAAAGGTCAAGTCTCAATTGTTCTGTAGCATAAACCTGGAAGGATCAAATAGGTATGGTTATATTGCTAATCTATGTGTTGCGAAATCAGCTCGCCGCCAGGGCATTGCTTGTAACATGTTACGTTTCGCCGTCGAGTCAGCCAGATTGAGTG GAGTTGAACAAGTGTATGTTCATGTACATAAAACCAATTCAGTTGCTCAGGAGTTATACCAGAAGACCGGTTTCGAG ATCGTCGAAACTGGTAAACTTGAATCATTAGATGATACATACTTGCTCCAGTACACAAGAtaa